From a region of the Streptomyces caniferus genome:
- a CDS encoding DUF4184 family protein has product MPFTLSHAAAVLPVIRRTGAARGPLVASALVAGSFAPDMTYYADSLVPGGMAFGDFTHSLPGVLTVDVLVTAVLVGGWLLVREPLTSLVPRAWRSTVHTFVRGRSRRPRGARELAALVGWFVVSAVLGAVTHVVWDAFTHPGRWGTRLVPGLDRVVGGLPLSTYVQYGTSALALAAMGAFVWPILRRQDGTAAAAVASVPAAVPVLTVRLRLLLTALLALCVAAGAVHRVLRARAVYGPEVSALDYLPTALFGAGAGLVLGLPLYAVAVRLLHRRSLRDRAAGATGLPPTPVARTVPRASEPSGAADASPNSPSHAE; this is encoded by the coding sequence ATGCCGTTTACGCTCAGTCACGCCGCCGCCGTGCTCCCGGTCATCCGGCGGACCGGCGCGGCACGCGGTCCGCTGGTCGCCTCGGCGCTCGTCGCGGGGTCGTTCGCACCCGATATGACGTACTACGCGGACTCGTTGGTTCCCGGCGGCATGGCCTTCGGCGACTTCACCCACTCGTTGCCCGGGGTGCTGACCGTGGATGTGCTGGTCACCGCGGTGCTCGTGGGCGGCTGGCTGCTGGTGCGCGAGCCGTTGACCTCGCTGGTGCCCCGGGCCTGGCGCAGCACGGTCCACACCTTCGTCCGCGGCCGGTCCCGGCGGCCCCGGGGAGCCCGCGAACTCGCCGCCCTGGTGGGCTGGTTCGTGGTCTCGGCGGTACTCGGGGCGGTGACCCATGTGGTCTGGGACGCCTTCACCCACCCCGGCCGCTGGGGCACCCGGCTGGTTCCCGGCCTGGACCGGGTGGTGGGCGGACTGCCGCTCTCTACGTATGTCCAGTACGGCACCTCGGCGCTCGCGCTGGCGGCGATGGGCGCGTTCGTGTGGCCGATCCTGCGGCGGCAGGACGGCACCGCCGCGGCGGCCGTAGCGTCCGTGCCGGCCGCGGTACCGGTGCTGACCGTACGGCTGCGACTGCTGCTCACCGCCCTGCTCGCGCTGTGTGTGGCGGCCGGTGCCGTGCACCGTGTCCTGCGGGCGCGCGCCGTGTACGGGCCCGAGGTGAGCGCGCTCGACTACCTCCCGACCGCGCTTTTCGGCGCCGGGGCCGGCCTCGTCCTCGGGCTGCCGCTCTACGCGGTGGCCGTACGACTGCTGCACCGCCGCAGCCTCCGCGACCGGGCGGCCGGAGCCACGGGCCTGCCGCCGACGCCCGTGGCGCGGACCGTGCCCCGGGCGTCGGAGCCGTCCGGGGCCGCGGACGCGTCGCCGAACTCGCCGTCCCACGCCGAGTGA
- a CDS encoding rhomboid-like protein: MSGSEALCFDHPVMRRAARALGTYVSRSPVTVGYLALLLATHVWCTAVLSTAEAQRVLLGVSTHLDNLQDHPLRVLAGSLLFFDGTLTEITSEAFAGTLITLGLGVAVSLAWLERRYGPGRAYGIFLLGHLAATLLTVPVIQVALAHGWYPDSVRHAPDFGISYGAETVLAAAALLLPRVRRLAAAGVVAWPVLGGDWSGVLPDFTTIGHLLAAAVGFVCGAFLLRAARRAAPAPAPVPEPGPALVE, encoded by the coding sequence GTGTCCGGCTCGGAAGCGCTGTGCTTTGATCACCCCGTGATGCGTCGTGCGGCCCGCGCCCTGGGCACCTATGTCTCCCGTAGCCCGGTCACCGTCGGCTATCTCGCCCTGCTGCTGGCCACCCATGTCTGGTGCACCGCGGTGCTGTCCACCGCGGAGGCCCAGCGGGTGCTGCTCGGCGTCAGTACGCATCTGGACAACCTTCAGGACCATCCGCTCCGGGTGCTGGCGGGCAGCCTGCTGTTCTTCGACGGCACCCTGACCGAGATCACCTCGGAGGCCTTCGCCGGCACGCTGATCACGCTCGGCCTCGGCGTCGCCGTGAGCCTGGCGTGGCTGGAACGGCGGTACGGACCGGGGCGCGCCTACGGCATCTTCCTCCTGGGGCATCTCGCGGCGACCCTGCTCACCGTGCCGGTGATCCAGGTGGCCCTCGCCCACGGCTGGTACCCGGACAGTGTCCGGCACGCCCCCGACTTCGGCATCAGCTACGGGGCCGAGACGGTGCTCGCGGCGGCGGCGCTCCTGCTGCCCCGGGTGCGCCGGCTCGCGGCGGCCGGAGTCGTCGCCTGGCCGGTGCTCGGCGGCGACTGGAGCGGGGTGCTGCCCGACTTCACCACCATCGGACATCTGCTCGCGGCCGCCGTCGGCTTCGTCTGTGGCGCCTTCCTGCTGCGGGCCGCCCGGCGCGCCGCCCCTGCCCCGGCCCCGGTACCCGAGCCCGGTCCGGCGCTCGTCGAGTAG
- the polA gene encoding DNA polymerase I, whose product MAAKAAKKSEATGTEAAAGGRPRLLLMDGHSMAYRAFFALPVENFTTVTGQPTNAIYGFASMLANTLRDEAPTHFAVAFDVSRKTWRSEEFADYKANRSKTPDEFKGQVELIGELLDAMRVKRFAVEGFEADDVIATLTEQATAQGFEVSIVTGDRDSFQLVSDDVTVLYPTKGVSELTRFTPEKVFEKYGLTPAQYPDFAALRGDPSDNLPGIPGVGEKTATKWINQFGSFAELVERAEEVKGKAGANLREHLESVKLNRRLTEMVRDVELSCGPAELTREAYDRDALTVFLNGLEIRNQGLRDRLHAVDPGAAEAAEEAAPAPGVEVDGTVVGTGELAPWLAEHGTGPLGVATVDVWTLGSGSVAEVALAAPGGPAAWFDPSQLDEADERAFAAWSADAARPKVMHNAKGLMRVFGEHGWTIDGVTMDTALAAYLVKPGRRSFALDALSLEYLGRDLAPAAAGDGQLAFGADEEAEADALMGQARTVLDLGTAFETKLAEVGAAGLLRDVELPTSELLARMERAGIAADRGWLERMEQQFAGAVQQAVKEAHAAAGHEFNLGSPKQLQEVLFGELGLPKTKKTKTGYTTDADALAWLAAQTDNELPVIMLRHREQAKLRTTVEGLIKTIAADGRIHTTFNQTVAATGRLSSTDPNLQNIPVRTDEGRAIRRGFVVGEGFESLLTADYSQIELRVMAHLSEDEGLIEAFTSGEDLHTTVASHVFSVDKSKVDPEMRRKIKAMSYGLAYGLSAFGLSQQLGIQPDEARKLMDNFFERFGGVRDYLQRVVEEARATGYTETMLGRRRYLPDLNSDNRQRREMAERMALNAPIQGTAADIVKIAMLRVDAALRAAELRSRMLLQVHDEIVVEVAPGERKKVEEVLRREMAAAVQLSAPLDVSVGSGKDWESAAH is encoded by the coding sequence GTGGCAGCAAAGGCAGCGAAGAAGAGCGAAGCGACCGGCACCGAGGCGGCGGCGGGCGGCCGTCCCCGACTGCTCCTGATGGACGGGCATTCCATGGCATACCGGGCGTTCTTCGCCCTGCCCGTGGAGAATTTCACGACCGTCACGGGACAACCGACCAATGCGATCTACGGCTTCGCGTCGATGCTCGCGAACACCCTGCGCGACGAGGCGCCCACGCATTTCGCGGTGGCCTTCGACGTCTCGCGCAAGACCTGGCGGTCCGAGGAGTTCGCCGACTACAAGGCGAACCGTTCCAAGACGCCCGACGAGTTCAAGGGCCAGGTCGAGCTGATCGGCGAGCTGCTCGACGCGATGCGCGTGAAGCGGTTCGCGGTCGAGGGCTTCGAGGCCGACGACGTCATCGCCACACTCACCGAGCAGGCCACCGCCCAGGGCTTCGAGGTCTCGATCGTCACGGGCGACCGTGACTCCTTCCAGCTGGTCTCCGACGACGTCACGGTCCTCTACCCCACCAAGGGCGTCTCGGAGCTGACCCGCTTCACCCCGGAGAAGGTCTTCGAGAAGTACGGCCTGACCCCCGCCCAGTACCCGGACTTCGCCGCGCTGCGCGGCGACCCGTCGGACAACCTCCCCGGCATCCCCGGCGTCGGCGAGAAGACCGCCACGAAGTGGATCAACCAGTTCGGTTCGTTCGCGGAGTTGGTGGAGCGCGCCGAGGAGGTCAAGGGCAAGGCGGGCGCCAACCTCCGCGAGCACCTGGAGTCCGTGAAGCTCAACCGCCGGCTCACGGAGATGGTGCGCGACGTCGAGCTGTCGTGCGGCCCGGCGGAGCTGACCCGCGAGGCCTACGACCGCGACGCGCTCACGGTCTTCCTCAACGGCCTGGAGATCCGCAACCAGGGCCTGCGGGACCGGCTGCACGCCGTCGACCCCGGAGCGGCCGAGGCCGCCGAGGAAGCGGCACCGGCGCCGGGCGTCGAGGTGGACGGCACGGTCGTCGGCACCGGCGAACTCGCTCCGTGGCTGGCCGAACACGGCACGGGCCCGCTCGGCGTGGCCACGGTCGACGTGTGGACGCTCGGCAGCGGCAGCGTCGCCGAGGTGGCCCTGGCCGCCCCCGGCGGACCGGCCGCCTGGTTCGACCCGTCGCAGCTCGACGAGGCCGACGAACGCGCCTTCGCCGCCTGGAGCGCGGACGCCGCCCGCCCCAAGGTGATGCACAACGCCAAGGGCCTGATGCGGGTCTTCGGCGAGCACGGCTGGACCATCGACGGCGTCACCATGGACACCGCCCTGGCCGCCTACCTGGTCAAGCCCGGCCGCCGCTCCTTCGCGCTGGACGCGCTGTCCCTCGAATACCTGGGCCGCGATCTCGCCCCGGCCGCGGCCGGCGACGGCCAGCTGGCGTTCGGCGCGGACGAGGAGGCCGAGGCGGACGCCCTGATGGGACAGGCCCGTACGGTCCTCGACCTGGGCACGGCGTTCGAGACGAAGCTGGCGGAGGTCGGCGCGGCCGGGCTGTTGCGCGACGTGGAGCTGCCCACCAGCGAGCTGCTGGCCCGGATGGAGCGGGCCGGTATCGCCGCGGACCGGGGCTGGCTGGAGCGGATGGAGCAGCAGTTCGCGGGCGCGGTGCAGCAGGCCGTCAAGGAGGCGCATGCCGCCGCGGGCCACGAGTTCAACCTCGGCTCGCCCAAGCAGCTGCAGGAGGTCCTCTTCGGCGAGCTGGGCCTGCCCAAGACCAAGAAGACCAAGACGGGCTACACGACCGACGCCGACGCCCTCGCCTGGCTGGCCGCGCAGACCGACAACGAGCTCCCGGTGATCATGCTCAGGCACCGTGAGCAGGCCAAGCTGCGGACGACCGTCGAGGGCCTGATCAAGACCATCGCCGCCGACGGCCGGATCCACACCACCTTCAACCAGACCGTGGCCGCCACCGGCCGGCTGTCCTCCACGGACCCCAACCTGCAGAACATCCCGGTGCGCACGGACGAGGGCCGGGCGATCCGCCGCGGCTTCGTCGTCGGCGAGGGCTTCGAGTCGCTGCTGACCGCCGACTACAGCCAGATCGAGCTGCGGGTGATGGCGCACCTCTCCGAGGACGAGGGCCTGATCGAGGCGTTCACCTCCGGCGAGGACCTCCACACCACCGTCGCCTCCCATGTCTTCTCGGTCGACAAGTCCAAGGTCGACCCGGAGATGCGCCGCAAGATCAAGGCGATGTCCTACGGCCTGGCATACGGCCTGTCGGCGTTCGGCCTCTCCCAGCAGCTGGGCATCCAGCCCGACGAGGCCCGCAAGCTGATGGACAACTTCTTCGAGCGGTTCGGCGGGGTGCGCGACTACCTCCAGCGCGTCGTGGAGGAGGCCCGCGCCACCGGCTACACCGAGACCATGCTCGGCCGCCGCCGCTACCTCCCCGACCTCAACAGCGACAACCGCCAGCGCCGCGAAATGGCCGAACGGATGGCGCTGAACGCCCCGATCCAGGGCACCGCCGCCGACATCGTCAAGATCGCGATGCTGCGGGTGGACGCGGCGCTGCGGGCCGCGGAGCTGCGGTCCCGGATGCTGCTCCAGGTCCATGACGAAATCGTCGTCGAGGTCGCCCCCGGCGAACGCAAGAAGGTCGAGGAAGTGCTGCGCCGCGAGATGGCCGCGGCGGTCCAGCTCAGCGCGCCGCTGGACGTCTCGGTCGGCTCCGGCAAGGACTGGGAGTCGGCGGCCCACTGA
- a CDS encoding FdhF/YdeP family oxidoreductase yields MAGKPPASDPVQDAPEVSAPQHSAVGLPAITHALRISQQQMGVRRTALTLLRVNQRDGFDCPGCAWPEPDKPHTAEFCENGAKAVAEEATLRRVTPDFFAAHSVADLATRSGYWLGQQGRLTHPMYLAEGADHYVPVPWERAFDLIGEELTALDSPDEAVFYTSGRTSNEAAFLYQLFAREFGTNNLPDCSNMCHESSGSALTETIGIGKGSVLLEDLYKADLIIVAGQNPGTNHPRMLTALEKAKAGGTKIISINPLPEAGLERFKNPQTPRGLAGGGTALTDLFLQVRLGGDQALFRALNRLVLDTDGALDEDFIRTHTHGFEEFAQRARADDDWDETLRATGLTREEIERALAMVLDSRRTIVCWAMGLTQHKHSVPTIQEVVNFLLLRGNIGRPGAGVCPVRGHSNVQGDRTMGIFERPAPAFLDALEKEFGFAPPREHGLDVVRAIRALRDGQAKVFFAMGGNFVSATPDTDVTEAAMRRARLTVHVSTKLNRSHAVTGARALILPTLGRTERNLQAGGEQFVTVEDSMGMVHASRGRLEPASPQLLSETAIVCRLARRALGEGSRTPWEEFEKDYATIRDRISRVIPGFEDFHAKVARPGGFALPHAPRDSRSFPTATGKANFTAAPVEYPAVPEGRLLLQTLRSHDQYNTTIYGLDDRYRGIKNGRRVVLVHPDDARERGLADGVYTDLVSEWTDGSERRAPGFRVVHYPTARGCAAAYYPETNVLIPLDHTADTSNTPAAKSLVIRLESPRED; encoded by the coding sequence ATGGCAGGCAAGCCGCCCGCATCGGACCCCGTCCAGGACGCACCCGAGGTCAGCGCGCCCCAGCACTCCGCCGTCGGGCTGCCGGCCATCACCCACGCCCTGCGCATCTCCCAGCAGCAGATGGGCGTCCGCCGGACCGCCCTCACCCTCCTGCGGGTCAACCAGCGCGACGGATTCGACTGCCCCGGCTGCGCCTGGCCCGAGCCCGACAAGCCGCACACCGCCGAATTCTGCGAGAACGGCGCCAAGGCCGTCGCCGAAGAGGCCACCCTGCGCCGCGTCACCCCGGACTTCTTCGCCGCCCACTCCGTCGCCGATCTCGCGACCCGCAGCGGCTACTGGCTCGGCCAGCAGGGCCGCCTCACCCACCCCATGTACCTGGCCGAGGGCGCCGACCACTACGTCCCCGTCCCCTGGGAGCGGGCCTTCGACCTCATCGGCGAGGAGCTGACCGCCCTCGACTCCCCCGACGAGGCCGTCTTCTACACCTCCGGCCGCACCAGCAACGAGGCCGCCTTCCTCTACCAGCTCTTCGCCCGCGAATTCGGCACCAACAACCTCCCCGACTGCTCCAACATGTGCCACGAGTCGTCGGGCTCCGCGCTGACAGAGACCATCGGCATCGGCAAGGGCAGCGTCCTGCTGGAGGACCTCTACAAAGCCGACCTGATCATCGTCGCCGGACAGAACCCGGGCACCAACCATCCGCGGATGCTCACCGCCCTGGAGAAGGCCAAGGCCGGCGGAACGAAGATCATCTCGATCAATCCGCTGCCCGAAGCCGGCCTGGAACGCTTCAAGAACCCGCAGACCCCGCGCGGCCTGGCCGGCGGCGGCACCGCGCTCACCGACCTCTTCCTCCAGGTCCGCCTCGGCGGCGACCAGGCGCTCTTCCGCGCCCTCAACCGCCTCGTCCTCGACACCGACGGCGCCCTCGACGAGGACTTCATCCGCACCCACACCCACGGCTTCGAGGAGTTCGCGCAAAGGGCCCGCGCCGACGACGACTGGGACGAGACGCTGCGCGCGACCGGCCTGACCCGCGAGGAGATCGAGCGCGCCCTGGCCATGGTCCTCGACTCGCGCCGCACCATCGTGTGCTGGGCGATGGGCCTGACCCAGCACAAGCACTCCGTGCCCACCATCCAGGAAGTCGTCAACTTCCTCCTGCTGCGCGGCAACATCGGCCGCCCCGGCGCCGGCGTCTGCCCCGTACGCGGCCACAGCAACGTCCAGGGCGACCGCACCATGGGCATCTTCGAGCGCCCGGCCCCCGCCTTCCTCGACGCCCTGGAGAAGGAGTTCGGCTTCGCCCCGCCCCGGGAGCACGGCCTCGACGTCGTCCGCGCCATCCGCGCGCTGCGCGACGGGCAGGCCAAGGTGTTCTTCGCGATGGGCGGCAACTTCGTCTCCGCGACCCCCGACACCGACGTCACCGAGGCGGCCATGCGCCGCGCCCGGCTGACCGTCCATGTCTCCACCAAGCTCAACCGCTCGCACGCGGTCACCGGCGCCCGTGCGCTGATCCTGCCGACCCTGGGCCGTACGGAACGCAATCTGCAGGCCGGCGGCGAACAGTTCGTGACCGTCGAGGACTCCATGGGCATGGTGCACGCCTCCCGCGGCCGGCTGGAACCCGCGAGCCCCCAGCTGCTGTCCGAGACGGCCATCGTCTGCCGCCTGGCCCGCCGCGCCCTGGGCGAGGGCAGCCGCACCCCCTGGGAAGAATTCGAGAAGGACTACGCGACGATCCGCGACCGCATCTCGCGGGTCATCCCGGGCTTCGAGGACTTCCACGCCAAGGTCGCCCGCCCCGGAGGCTTCGCCCTGCCGCACGCCCCCCGGGACAGCCGCAGCTTCCCCACCGCCACGGGGAAGGCCAACTTCACCGCCGCGCCCGTCGAATACCCCGCCGTCCCCGAAGGCCGGCTGCTGTTGCAGACGCTGCGCTCCCACGACCAGTACAACACCACCATCTACGGCCTCGACGACCGCTACCGCGGCATCAAGAACGGCCGCCGGGTCGTCCTCGTCCACCCCGACGACGCCCGCGAACGGGGCCTGGCCGACGGCGTGTACACCGACCTGGTCAGCGAATGGACGGACGGCAGCGAGCGGCGCGCGCCCGGCTTCCGCGTGGTGCACTACCCGACGGCCCGCGGCTGCGCGGCCGCCTACTACCCCGAGACCAATGTCCTCATCCCGCTCGACCACACCGCCGACACCAGCAACACCCCGGCGGCCAAGTCCCTGGTGATCCGCCTGGAGAGCCCTCGCGAGGACTGA
- a CDS encoding PaaI family thioesterase, producing the protein MGEHSTTKFPQEILDQWAGLGLDLPAFFSAGHLGERMSVQVTEAAPERVVGTMPVEGNTQPYGLLHGGASAVLAETLGSVGSMLHGGPTKIAVGVDLNCTHHRGARSGLVTGVATPVHRGRSTATYEIVITDEQDKRVCTARLTCMLRETDADVYRS; encoded by the coding sequence ATGGGTGAGCACAGCACGACCAAGTTTCCGCAGGAGATCCTCGACCAGTGGGCCGGCCTCGGCCTCGACCTGCCGGCCTTCTTCTCCGCCGGACACCTCGGCGAGCGCATGAGCGTGCAGGTCACCGAAGCCGCCCCCGAGCGCGTCGTCGGCACCATGCCGGTCGAGGGCAACACCCAGCCCTACGGGTTGCTGCACGGCGGCGCCTCCGCCGTCCTGGCCGAAACCCTCGGCTCGGTCGGCTCCATGCTGCACGGCGGCCCCACCAAGATCGCGGTGGGCGTGGACCTCAACTGCACCCACCACCGCGGCGCCCGCTCCGGTCTGGTCACCGGCGTCGCCACCCCCGTACACCGCGGCCGGTCCACCGCCACCTACGAGATCGTCATCACCGACGAGCAGGACAAGCGGGTCTGCACCGCCCGCCTGACCTGCATGCTGCGCGAGACGGACGCCGACGTCTACCGCAGCTGA